A stretch of the Candidatus Zixiibacteriota bacterium genome encodes the following:
- a CDS encoding sulfite exporter TauE/SafE family protein, with protein MEIHFLEYFLIGLFAGYMSGMFGIGGGSVRIPLLNLVGIPLLNAFGINLLVIPFSSLIGAISHRKNINWNISPYVAVGGILGSIGGAYMAGLIPNLALAIIFFIVSTITVMGIYFDRISPRLAQKIKPNISIIVIGAFILNLLTGIRGGSGGSLFPPFLKLMRLNIHAAIATSLFVTIITASASIIIYWHRGDIILLPAIVVIISSIIGARIGSVISLKTKSEWLEIGLSIFVVLLALLVIYKAV; from the coding sequence TTGGAAATTCATTTCCTTGAATATTTTTTGATTGGTTTGTTTGCTGGATATATGAGCGGTATGTTTGGCATAGGCGGTGGTTCTGTAAGAATCCCCTTACTTAATTTGGTAGGAATACCGCTGCTAAATGCTTTCGGCATCAATTTACTCGTAATTCCTTTTTCATCTCTTATAGGTGCTATAAGTCACAGAAAAAATATAAATTGGAATATTTCTCCCTATGTAGCCGTTGGGGGCATCTTAGGATCAATAGGTGGTGCGTACATGGCAGGATTAATACCAAATTTAGCACTTGCAATTATTTTTTTTATTGTTTCGACCATTACAGTAATGGGAATCTATTTTGATAGGATTAGCCCAAGACTAGCTCAAAAAATAAAACCAAATATCAGTATTATTGTGATTGGAGCATTTATTCTAAACTTATTAACAGGCATTCGCGGCGGAAGCGGGGGTTCTCTTTTCCCGCCTTTCTTAAAACTAATGAGATTAAACATTCATGCAGCAATAGCAACATCATTATTTGTAACCATTATTACTGCATCCGCATCAATCATTATCTACTGGCATCGCGGTGATATTATACTATTGCCCGCCATAGTAGTTATCATCAGCTCAATTATTGGCGCGAGAATAGGGAGTGTAATTTCCCTAAAAACAAAATCAGAGTGGTTGGAAATAGGCTTATCAATATTTGTAGTACTCCTTGCCTTGCTTGTAATTTATAAGGCAGTATAA